The proteins below are encoded in one region of Chitinophagales bacterium:
- the cas9 gene encoding type II CRISPR RNA-guided endonuclease Cas9 (Cas9, originally named Csn1, is the large, multifunctional signature protein of type II CRISPR/Cas systems. It is well known even to general audiences because its RNA-guided endonuclease activity has made it a popular tool for custom editing of eukaryotic genomes.) — protein sequence MTTILGLDLGTNSIGWALIQQDFENKQGKILGMGSRIIPMSTDDKDEFTSGNTISKNQKRTSKRTQRKGYDRYQLRRKSLTNLLLKNEMFNDALFKLQPLELWGLRAKAVNEKIELKELGRVLYHLNQKRGYKSSRSDANLDKKDTEYVAEVKSRHQEIKEQGITIGQKFFAELQKDQYYRVKQQVFPREAYIEEFEAICKQQQKHYPQIITDEFIAQLRDEIIYYQRKLKSQKGLVNICEFEGFSTKNKEGKDAFVGPKVAPKSSPLFQICKIWEGINTISLKNKSGETFEISIEQKQELFKHLDNHEKLTSTDLLKILNLKKNDGWYTNKQIERGIQGNITKTQFLKYLPQDNELLTFNLTVKNSDKETYLVDRKTGDVKGSKQHLIIDADIEQQPLYQLWHTIYSIADVEECVNVLIKKFNLDREIAEKLANIDFTKYAFGNKSSKAIRKILPYLMQGDVYSDACSYAGYNHSNSLTKDENIKRILLDSIPNLPKNSLRQPVVEKILNQMINVVNAIIEKHGKPDEIRIELARDLKQNKEERNKTFTDLNKRERENETIRKRLTDEYKLRATRNNVIKWRLFHEINNEESKLNAFCVYCGKPFGITDALSGNNVDVEHIIPKSLLFDDSQSNKTLSHRSCNEAKGNKTAYDFMSSKTSDELNTYIERVDNLFKNKLINKAKRDRLLMPEAKIPKDFIDRQLRETQYIARKSKEILEQVCTNVWSTSGTVTEYLRRLWGWDDVLMNLQLPKYRELGLIEWKEWETNDGQKHKQEVIKDWSKRDDHRHHAVDALVIACTQQGFIQRINNLSSQGNRDEMYAEVGTTRKGSLLENYIVKHRPFTTKEVENKAAEILISFKAGKKVASFGKRKIKKDGKKQVVQTGIIVPRGALSEESVYGKIKSLDKNKPLKYLFENPDLILKGYIKKLVKERLAKHENDSKKAIASLKKETIYLDEENKKVLEYATCYKEEYVIKYPLETIKAKDVEYIVDEKVKAVIKARLEQFGNKEKEAFKTPLFLNEEKQIPIKTVRIFRGLSSIVPVNKDGLGFVKPGNNHHIAFYVDENGKKIEHICTFWHAVERKKYDLPVIIKNPNELWDKILLLKDEYTQDFLDKLPKHNWTFVESLQQNEMFVLGLNEEEIQHALSTNNKRLLNQHLYRVQKISSNEYVFRHHLETSVAKDASKDVEKAKQDSKRYYNIKSIGSFEKLNPRKVRVSNLGEVV from the coding sequence ATGACTACAATACTAGGATTAGATTTAGGAACCAACTCCATTGGTTGGGCGCTCATTCAGCAAGATTTTGAAAACAAACAGGGGAAAATTCTTGGAATGGGAAGTCGGATTATTCCGATGAGTACTGATGATAAAGATGAATTTACATCAGGCAATACGATTTCTAAAAATCAGAAACGAACATCCAAACGCACTCAACGAAAAGGTTATGACCGCTATCAGTTAAGGCGAAAATCATTAACAAACCTTTTGCTCAAAAACGAAATGTTCAATGATGCTCTTTTCAAATTACAACCATTGGAATTGTGGGGCTTGCGAGCAAAAGCTGTAAATGAAAAAATTGAGTTAAAAGAACTCGGTCGTGTTTTGTACCATCTTAACCAAAAGCGCGGATACAAAAGCAGTAGAAGCGATGCGAATTTGGATAAAAAAGATACAGAGTATGTAGCCGAAGTGAAAAGCCGCCACCAAGAAATAAAAGAACAAGGCATTACTATCGGACAAAAGTTTTTTGCTGAATTACAGAAAGACCAATACTACCGTGTGAAACAGCAAGTGTTTCCGCGCGAAGCTTACATCGAAGAATTTGAAGCGATTTGCAAGCAACAGCAAAAACATTATCCACAAATAATTACCGATGAATTTATCGCTCAACTGCGCGATGAAATCATCTACTATCAACGCAAATTGAAGTCACAAAAAGGTTTGGTAAACATTTGCGAATTTGAGGGCTTCTCTACTAAAAATAAAGAAGGTAAGGATGCTTTCGTTGGTCCTAAAGTTGCACCCAAAAGCTCGCCACTTTTCCAGATTTGTAAGATTTGGGAAGGCATTAACACCATCTCACTAAAAAACAAATCGGGCGAAACTTTTGAAATTTCAATAGAGCAAAAACAAGAATTGTTTAAACATCTTGACAACCATGAAAAGCTAACTTCAACTGACCTACTTAAGATTTTAAATCTGAAAAAAAATGATGGTTGGTATACAAATAAGCAAATTGAACGAGGCATACAAGGTAATATCACCAAGACACAATTTTTAAAGTACTTGCCACAAGACAATGAGTTACTTACATTCAACTTAACTGTAAAAAACAGCGATAAAGAGACCTATTTGGTAGACCGCAAAACAGGCGATGTAAAGGGAAGTAAGCAACACTTAATAATTGATGCAGATATTGAACAGCAACCGCTTTACCAATTGTGGCACACCATTTATTCGATTGCTGATGTAGAAGAATGTGTGAATGTGCTTATTAAAAAATTCAACCTCGACCGAGAAATAGCTGAAAAATTGGCAAACATAGATTTTACAAAATACGCTTTCGGTAATAAGTCTTCAAAAGCAATACGTAAAATTTTGCCTTACTTAATGCAAGGCGATGTTTACAGTGATGCTTGTTCGTATGCGGGTTACAATCATTCAAACTCGCTTACGAAAGACGAAAATATAAAACGTATTTTGTTAGACAGCATTCCAAATCTTCCGAAAAATAGCTTGCGCCAACCTGTGGTGGAGAAAATTCTCAACCAAATGATAAACGTAGTAAACGCAATTATTGAAAAACACGGAAAACCTGATGAAATTAGAATTGAATTAGCACGCGATCTGAAACAAAATAAAGAAGAACGAAACAAGACTTTCACGGACTTAAATAAGAGAGAACGCGAGAATGAAACTATTAGGAAACGACTTACTGATGAATACAAATTACGTGCGACAAGAAATAACGTAATTAAATGGCGTTTGTTTCATGAAATCAATAATGAAGAAAGCAAATTGAATGCTTTTTGTGTTTATTGTGGAAAACCATTCGGAATTACTGATGCTTTAAGTGGTAACAATGTGGACGTAGAGCATATTATTCCTAAATCATTGTTGTTTGATGATTCGCAAAGCAACAAAACGCTTAGTCACAGAAGTTGTAACGAAGCAAAAGGCAATAAAACGGCTTATGATTTTATGTCGTCAAAAACTAGCGATGAATTAAATACCTATATCGAGCGAGTAGATAACCTTTTCAAAAACAAACTAATCAACAAGGCGAAACGCGATAGGTTATTAATGCCCGAAGCAAAAATTCCAAAAGATTTTATTGACCGCCAGCTACGCGAAACACAATATATAGCCCGAAAATCAAAAGAAATTTTGGAGCAAGTGTGCACAAACGTTTGGAGTACGAGCGGAACAGTAACGGAATACTTGCGCAGATTGTGGGGGTGGGACGATGTGCTAATGAATTTGCAACTGCCCAAATATCGCGAATTAGGACTTATCGAATGGAAAGAATGGGAAACAAATGACGGTCAAAAGCACAAGCAGGAAGTAATCAAAGATTGGAGCAAGCGCGATGATCACCGCCACCACGCAGTTGATGCACTCGTAATTGCATGCACACAACAGGGCTTTATACAGCGCATCAATAATTTAAGTTCACAAGGCAATCGTGATGAAATGTATGCTGAAGTTGGTACCACAAGAAAAGGCTCTCTATTAGAAAACTATATCGTTAAACACCGTCCATTTACAACCAAAGAAGTAGAAAACAAAGCCGCTGAAATTTTAATTTCATTCAAAGCAGGAAAAAAGGTTGCTTCATTCGGCAAACGAAAAATAAAGAAAGACGGTAAAAAACAAGTAGTCCAAACAGGAATTATTGTGCCGCGTGGTGCATTAAGCGAAGAAAGTGTTTATGGAAAAATTAAATCGCTTGACAAAAACAAGCCTCTAAAGTATTTGTTTGAAAATCCTGATTTAATACTAAAAGGTTATATTAAGAAGTTAGTAAAGGAGCGATTAGCAAAACATGAAAACGATTCAAAAAAAGCTATTGCATCATTAAAGAAAGAGACGATATATCTTGATGAAGAGAATAAAAAAGTGCTGGAATATGCCACTTGCTACAAAGAAGAATACGTAATTAAATATCCTCTTGAAACGATTAAGGCGAAAGATGTAGAATATATTGTTGATGAAAAAGTAAAAGCCGTTATAAAAGCTCGTTTAGAACAATTCGGGAACAAGGAAAAAGAAGCGTTTAAAACACCTTTATTTTTAAACGAGGAAAAACAAATTCCAATTAAAACAGTTCGAATCTTTAGAGGACTTTCATCTATTGTTCCGGTAAATAAAGATGGATTGGGTTTTGTAAAACCCGGCAACAATCATCACATTGCTTTCTATGTTGATGAAAATGGAAAGAAAATAGAACACATTTGTACTTTCTGGCACGCAGTGGAACGTAAAAAATATGACCTGCCTGTTATCATCAAAAACCCTAACGAACTTTGGGATAAAATTCTGTTGCTGAAAGATGAATATACACAGGACTTTTTAGACAAACTTCCAAAGCATAATTGGACCTTTGTAGAAAGTTTACAGCAAAATGAAATGTTTGTTTTGGGGTTGAATGAGGAAGAAATACAACATGCTCTTTCAACCAATAATAAACGACTTTTAAATCAGCATTTGTATCGAGTGCAAAAAATATCCTCTAATGAATATGTATTTAGACATCATTTAGAAACCTCTGTTGCCAAAGATGCTAGCAAAGACGTAGAAAAAGCTAAGCAGGATTCAAAACGATACTACAATATTAAGAGTATAGGCTCATTTGAAAAACTAAATCCAAGAAAAGTTAGAGTTAGTAACCTAGGAGAAGTTGTATAA
- the cas1 gene encoding type II CRISPR-associated endonuclease Cas1, producing the protein MIKRTIYFGNPVYLSLRNAQLQIRLPEVENNDTLPELFKKNAVTTIPVEDIGIVVLDHKQVTITQALMEALLQNNAVVITCDSTHHPTGLLMPLSGNTIQSERFKAQLAASEPLKKQLWAQTVSQKIKNQYAVLCKQGVDANYLTTLYKSVKSGDSDNCEASAAAYYWQRVFPSIPNFKRAREGTPPNHYLNYGYAILRATMARSIVAAGLLPTLGIHHSNRYNAYCLADDLMEPYRPYIDEMVCHIVKTSETAAELSKEMKAYFLKVPAIDVMLDGEKSPLMNATQRTAVSLVKCFNGEQRKMLYPELI; encoded by the coding sequence ATGATAAAACGCACCATTTATTTTGGGAATCCCGTTTATTTGAGTTTACGAAATGCTCAACTTCAAATTCGCTTACCGGAAGTTGAAAACAACGATACCCTGCCGGAATTGTTTAAAAAAAATGCTGTTACTACTATTCCGGTAGAAGATATTGGCATTGTGGTATTGGATCACAAACAAGTAACTATTACCCAAGCCTTAATGGAGGCATTGCTTCAAAATAATGCTGTGGTTATTACTTGCGACAGTACTCACCACCCCACAGGTTTACTAATGCCGTTGAGCGGCAATACCATACAGAGCGAAAGATTTAAGGCACAGTTGGCTGCCAGCGAACCGTTAAAAAAGCAGCTGTGGGCACAAACAGTTTCTCAGAAAATAAAAAATCAATATGCCGTTTTATGCAAGCAAGGTGTTGATGCCAATTATCTTACCACGCTATATAAAAGCGTAAAAAGTGGCGATTCCGATAATTGCGAGGCTTCGGCAGCAGCCTACTATTGGCAACGTGTATTTCCATCTATTCCAAATTTCAAGCGGGCTAGGGAAGGTACACCACCCAACCACTACCTTAATTACGGATATGCAATTTTAAGAGCCACCATGGCAAGAAGCATTGTGGCAGCGGGTTTATTGCCCACACTCGGTATTCATCATAGCAACCGCTATAATGCTTATTGCTTAGCCGATGACCTTATGGAACCTTATCGTCCGTATATTGATGAAATGGTTTGCCACATTGTAAAAACATCTGAAACGGCAGCAGAACTTTCAAAAGAAATGAAGGCCTATTTCTTAAAAGTACCTGCCATAGATGTAATGCTGGATGGCGAAAAGAGTCCTTTAATGAATGCCACACAGCGCACAGCCGTAAGTTTGGTAAAATGCTTTAATGGCGAACAAAGAAAAATGCTTTATCCCGAACTAATATGA
- the cas2 gene encoding CRISPR-associated endonuclease Cas2, protein MWTLVMYDLPTETKKERKAAATFRKELLNDGFSMFQFSMYVRHSASSENAEVHKRRVKAALPELGKVGILQITDKQFAQMEIYYGAKPQQLPQVAQQLEMF, encoded by the coding sequence ATGTGGACCCTTGTAATGTACGACCTGCCAACCGAAACCAAGAAAGAGCGCAAAGCAGCAGCCACCTTTCGGAAAGAACTGTTGAATGATGGTTTTAGTATGTTTCAATTTAGTATGTATGTAAGGCATAGTGCCAGCTCTGAAAATGCAGAAGTGCATAAGCGCAGAGTAAAAGCAGCACTACCTGAATTAGGTAAGGTAGGTATTTTGCAAATTACCGATAAACAATTTGCACAAATGGAAATTTATTACGGAGCTAAGCCTCAACAATTGCCCCAAGTAGCACAACAATTAGAAATGTTTTGA
- a CDS encoding type II toxin-antitoxin system RelE/ParE family toxin, whose protein sequence is MMMFKISNEAQNDLKNIWLYTFETWSVEQADRFHNLILDEIEYLAENPDTGKDYSHVRKGYLRSNVKSHFIFYKINKKRT, encoded by the coding sequence ATGATGATGTTCAAAATAAGTAATGAAGCCCAAAATGACCTCAAAAATATTTGGCTTTACACCTTTGAAACTTGGTCTGTAGAACAAGCTGACAGATTTCACAATCTTATACTTGACGAAATCGAATACTTAGCCGAAAATCCTGACACTGGAAAAGATTATTCTCACGTTAGAAAAGGTTATTTACGCTCAAATGTGAAATCGCATTTTATTTTCTACAAAATCAATAAAAAGAGAACCTAA
- a CDS encoding type II toxin-antitoxin system ParD family antitoxin: protein MAKNTSILLGDYFDAFINQQVQSGKFSSASEVVRAALRMFEYEETKKTELINELKKGEKSGFVKDFNRNNLLKTLHQKHITK from the coding sequence ATGGCAAAAAATACTTCAATACTATTAGGAGATTATTTTGATGCTTTCATAAATCAACAAGTTCAATCCGGAAAATTTTCATCTGCAAGTGAGGTTGTAAGAGCTGCATTGAGAATGTTTGAATATGAAGAAACTAAGAAAACAGAACTTATTAATGAACTCAAAAAAGGAGAAAAATCTGGTTTTGTAAAAGACTTTAATAGAAATAACTTACTGAAAACGCTTCATCAAAAACACATCACAAAATGA
- a CDS encoding T9SS type A sorting domain-containing protein, producing the protein MKNKFLFMAVMIMGMITAHGRDFFYAVKYPNSYTIYQNEKVIGTINATNESQMLTILNASKSTQPTVVGNVVSTSQGGIQLPYSGDTVLVTGSNSKFIAIANDTIWYLKTNNSTNWQPVIPIDSVLSIDYQNNNDTFVVLMLRYDSDESVLVCSYGSPDYGPSGGDVVLGDSAISAMFLFGVNYFFSETSAILGTLNVSITELNSIENSHKFCEPNGCVYVYFDDLLPLQNLNYLREPYLLGLDDTLHNKYLYHLPNIELKVVKKLVGSVSASIDCPGIINWDTSFSRSNQHYSINKGGDGVNLKGKEQRFFLRRIEFPGYGRQGFCCGFNLGKTWYQKGHFWSVDDINAVNNFNQLNQYDSLGRFKATYPASDSHDGMVCDSFSVLFGWFADSVATYQPPLIINNNSQQQYTIHPPNNFPPMKWDSCSVANALPSQLIDADHVNSIFMTWIEPLNCYLVLRSSRNLAKWPISWPLSAWRFYPNAPEPFLIDTQLVQLINSSAFGFDRDAGHDFQFEAEGFGQNSWIISQFDNRSCEVNSGGHSNAHYAQLTYDSIVGWALSKIKIFPGLPTGSMSNTDMWTMDDDTFVIVNSSAGPSQNAIPGIIKNSPVSFFDFHSHNQIGAWEWGTVRSGARPVAYQVNATGEKFSKPEFDFDIKESKLKDSLVITSLNLPKQGTWYWWLGNKLASMPLVISKNDIPFEGLSLYISGQFDSSDTIPNNQGPLSRFISNPKELKFNHLNSIEESNSLSKITLYPNPTSGNLFIKGVLVDAFTQVTITDCHGRTVGYYYSNELNIGDIPKGFYFLTIKKGNSIATKKFVRL; encoded by the coding sequence ATGAAAAACAAATTCCTTTTTATGGCAGTGATGATCATGGGCATGATAACTGCCCATGGTCGTGATTTTTTTTATGCGGTGAAATATCCAAATTCGTACACTATTTATCAAAATGAAAAGGTGATCGGGACGATTAATGCTACCAACGAATCACAAATGCTTACAATTTTAAATGCTTCAAAAAGCACACAGCCTACTGTTGTGGGAAATGTTGTAAGTACTTCTCAAGGAGGTATTCAGCTTCCCTACTCGGGCGATACGGTACTTGTTACAGGTTCAAATTCAAAGTTTATTGCTATTGCAAATGATACTATTTGGTACCTAAAGACGAATAATTCAACAAATTGGCAACCTGTTATACCAATTGATTCAGTATTAAGTATAGACTATCAAAATAATAACGACACTTTTGTTGTTTTAATGCTGAGATATGATTCAGATGAGAGTGTTCTTGTTTGTTCGTATGGATCTCCTGATTATGGACCATCTGGTGGAGATGTTGTTTTGGGTGACTCTGCTATTTCGGCCATGTTTTTGTTTGGTGTAAACTATTTCTTTTCAGAAACAAGCGCAATATTGGGAACCTTAAATGTTTCCATAACAGAGCTTAACTCCATTGAAAATAGTCATAAATTCTGCGAACCAAACGGATGTGTTTATGTATATTTCGATGATTTACTACCCTTGCAGAACCTAAATTATTTAAGAGAGCCTTACCTTTTGGGGCTTGATGATACTCTTCATAATAAATATTTGTATCATTTACCTAATATAGAACTGAAGGTTGTTAAAAAATTAGTGGGTAGTGTTTCTGCTTCAATAGATTGCCCTGGTATTATAAACTGGGATACAAGTTTTAGTCGCTCAAATCAACACTATTCTATTAATAAGGGAGGCGATGGTGTTAATCTTAAAGGTAAAGAACAACGATTTTTCTTGCGTAGGATTGAATTTCCTGGGTATGGACGACAAGGGTTTTGTTGTGGATTTAATTTAGGTAAAACATGGTATCAAAAAGGTCATTTTTGGTCAGTTGATGATATAAATGCGGTAAACAATTTTAATCAGCTAAACCAGTATGACTCTCTAGGAAGATTTAAGGCTACCTACCCAGCATCTGATTCGCATGATGGAATGGTTTGTGATAGTTTTTCGGTGCTTTTTGGGTGGTTTGCTGACAGTGTGGCTACTTATCAACCACCATTAATTATAAATAATAATTCACAACAACAATACACTATCCATCCACCGAATAATTTTCCGCCCATGAAATGGGATAGTTGTAGTGTGGCAAATGCTCTACCTAGTCAACTAATAGATGCTGATCATGTTAATAGTATTTTTATGACATGGATTGAGCCGTTGAACTGTTATCTTGTATTACGGAGTTCCCGCAATTTAGCAAAATGGCCTATTTCTTGGCCTTTAAGTGCGTGGAGATTTTATCCAAACGCACCAGAGCCTTTTTTGATTGATACTCAACTTGTTCAACTTATAAACAGCAGTGCGTTTGGATTTGATCGTGACGCAGGTCATGACTTCCAATTTGAAGCAGAGGGTTTTGGTCAAAACAGTTGGATAATTAGTCAATTTGATAATCGTTCATGCGAAGTAAACTCTGGTGGCCACTCTAATGCACACTACGCACAATTAACTTACGACTCAATTGTAGGATGGGCACTTTCTAAGATAAAAATTTTTCCAGGCTTACCAACAGGCTCAATGTCAAATACTGATATGTGGACAATGGACGATGACACATTTGTTATAGTTAATAGCTCTGCAGGACCATCACAAAATGCAATACCTGGGATTATTAAAAATAGCCCGGTTAGTTTTTTTGATTTTCACTCACATAATCAAATTGGAGCATGGGAATGGGGTACGGTTCGTTCAGGGGCTAGACCTGTTGCTTATCAAGTAAATGCAACAGGTGAAAAATTCAGTAAGCCAGAGTTTGACTTTGACATTAAAGAATCAAAATTAAAAGATTCGCTTGTAATTACCTCTTTGAATTTACCCAAACAAGGAACATGGTATTGGTGGTTGGGTAACAAGCTAGCAAGCATGCCCCTTGTTATTTCTAAAAACGACATCCCTTTTGAAGGTCTTTCCTTATACATATCTGGCCAATTTGATTCATCAGACACTATTCCGAATAACCAAGGCCCGCTCAGCAGATTTATTTCAAACCCAAAGGAACTTAAGTTTAATCATTTAAATAGTATAGAAGAATCTAATTCGTTGAGCAAAATTACTTTGTACCCAAATCCAACAAGTGGAAACCTTTTTATTAAAGGAGTACTTGTAGATGCATTTACCCAAGTAACAATTACAGATTGTCATGGAAGAACGGTTGGTTATTATTACTCAAACGAGTTAAATATCGGAGATATTCCGAAGGGGTTTTATTTTCTTACTATTAAGAAAGGAAACTCTATTGCTACCAAAAAATTCGTTCGACTTTAA